The Podospora bellae-mahoneyi strain CBS 112042 chromosome 7, whole genome shotgun sequence genome includes a window with the following:
- a CDS encoding hypothetical protein (EggNog:ENOG503NYFH; COG:E; COG:G) produces the protein MAATASTEQRSEGRAGSFSSSSSDTATHVGSSTVLARLGDEEKLTPPEDLEIHELEEYGGHSSNSEDDALLMEKDQDEPLKPPQPPPEPKKSSFWSSLIWMTVNTLATIGIVFTNKAIFTDPSLKLAQLSFASFHFLVTYLTLFTISRPRFAFFVPRRAAIKDILPLSIAMSLNVILPNLSLAFSSVTFYQLARILLTPTVALMNYILYRATLPRLAILSLIPACVGVGMVSYYDSLPTSNTNIKTTSSLGVIFAFLGIFASSLYTVWIASYHRKLQMSSMQLLFNQAPLSAFMLLYVIPFVDTFPESWGGVSGSKWVLIGMSGLYASLINISQFFIIAQTGPVSSTVVGHVKTCTIVGLGWVTSGRGAGDKGVGGVVVALGGIIAYSIVMLREKKKGGK, from the exons ATGGCTGCTACTGCATCGACCGAACAACGCAGCGAGGGACGGGCCGgttccttctcatcctcctcgtccgacACGGCGACCCATGTCGGGAGCAGCACCGTCTTGGCCCGACTGGGCGACGAGGAAAAGCTCACCCCGCCAGAAGACCTCGAGATTCACGAGCTGGAGGAATACGGGGGGCACTCGTCCAACAGCGAAGATGATGCGCTCCTCATGGAAAAGGATCAAGATGAGCCGCTCAAGCCgcctcaaccaccgccaGAACCGAAGAAGAGTTCTTTCTGGTCGTCACTGATATGGATGACGGTCAACACTTTGGCTACAATCGGAATT GTCTTCACCAACAAAGCAATCTTCACCGACCCCTCCCTGAAACTAGCCCAGCTCTCCTTCGCATCCTTCCACTTTCTCGTCACCTACCTaaccctcttcaccatctcccgcCCCCGCTTTGCGTTCTTCGTCCCCCGGCGCGCCGCCATAAAagacatcctccccctcagcatAGCCATGTCCCTCAacgtcatcctccccaacctctccctcgccttttCCTCGGTAACGTTTTACCAACTCGCCCGGATCTTGCTAACCCCCACCGTCGCCCTGATGAACTACATCCTCTACCGcgccaccctccccagaCTCGCGATTTTGTCTCTAATCCCCGCCTGCGTAGGAGTAGGCATGGTCTCGTACTacgactccctccccacgagcaacaccaacatcaaaaccacctcctccctcgggGTAATTTTTGCCTTTCTCGGCATTTTTGCCTCGTCTCTCTACACCGTTTGGATCGCGTCGTATCACCGGAAGCTGCAGATGAGCTCCATGCAGCTGTTGTTCAACCAAGCACCTCTTTCGGCGTTTATGCTGTTGTACGTCATCCCGTTTGTGGACACTTTCCCCGAGAGCTGGGGGGGTGTGAGCGGGAGCAAGTGGGTGTTGATCGGGATGAGCGGGTTGTATGCTAGTTTGATAAACATTAGCCAGTTTTTTATTATCGCGCAGACGGGGCCGGTGAGCAGCACGGTGGTGGGGCATGTCAAGACTTGTACTATTGTcgggttggggtgggtgacgagtgggaggggggcgggggataagggggtgggaggggtggtggtggcgctgGGGGGGATTATTGC GTACTCGATTGTGATGCtcagggagaagaagaagggtgggAAGTAA